A window of the Vigna angularis cultivar LongXiaoDou No.4 chromosome 3, ASM1680809v1, whole genome shotgun sequence genome harbors these coding sequences:
- the LOC108325712 gene encoding agamous-like MADS-box protein AGL62, which yields MAMDSGAKKSRGRQKIEMKKMSNESNLQVTFSKRRSGLFKKASELCTLCGAHVALVVFSPGEKVFSFGHPNVDAVIDRFLGRAPVQDSGTMQFIDAHRISNVRDLNKQLTQVNELLETERKRGEELSRLRKEAQELMWWTRPTEELTVEQMEQYKTALEELKKHVAQLAERAMLQSAVNQGHQFFPGASSSANFVPQHQPQHQLQPQPPQVFTAQTIPTMLQSYMFPDVTIMQQQHHGFDNMGMGGYGPGPAPAGGFF from the coding sequence ATGGCCATGGATTCAGGAGCAAAGAAAAGCCGTGGTCGCCAAAAGATCGAGATGAAGAAAATGAGCAATGAGAGCAACCTCCAAGTCACCTTCTCCAAGCGCCGAAGCGGCCTTTTCAAGAAGGCCAGTGAGCTCTGCACCCTCTGCGGAGCCCATGTGGCGCTGGTGGTGTTCTCGCCGGGAGAGAAGGTGTTCTCCTTCGGCCACCCCAACGTGGACGCTGTGATCGACCGCTTTCTGGGGCGGGCACCGGTGCAGGACTCCGGCACCATGCAGTTCATCGATGCCCACCGCATCTCCAACGTGCGTGACCTGAACAAGCAGCTGACTCAGGTGAACGAACTTCTGGAAACGGAGAGGAAGCGCGGAGAGGAGCTGAGCCGGCTGAGGAAGGAGGCGCAGGAGCTGATGTGGTGGACCCGCCCCACTGAGGAGCTGACTGTGGAGCAGATGGAGCAGTACAAGACAGCATTGGAGGAGCTGAAGAAGCACGTTGCCCAACTTGCTGAGAGGGCAATGCTTCAGAGTGCTGTGAACCAGGGTCATCAGTTTTTCCCAGGGGCTTCTTCCTCTGCCAATTTCGTGCCTCAGCATCAGCCCCAGCATCAGCTTCAGCCACAGCCTCCTCAGGTGTTCACTGCTCAGACCATCCCTACCATGCTTCAGAGCTATATGTTCCCTGATGTAACCATCATGCAGCAGCAGCATCACGGGTTCGATAACATGGGGATGGGAGGATATGGACCTGGACCTGCTCCTGCTGGGGGGTTTTTCTGA
- the LOC108324789 gene encoding agamous-like MADS-box protein AGL62: protein MSKNKKCSLGRQKIPIEKIPKKSHLQVTFSKRRSGVFKKASELCTLCGVEIAIVVFSPADKAFSFGHPEVESLIDRYTMRNPPQDSSAQHLVEAHRNANVRDLNMQLTQVFNLLEIEKKRGDELDHVRKARQKQFWWESPVDELGLHELLQLKASTEELKNNIEKHASKFIIDRSTAISSSSILGPSNGFAAFERYDAFDNKPDVGIPMASSPPDAHYLAFRNWYL, encoded by the coding sequence ATGTCGAAGAATAAAAAGTGTAGTTTGGGTCGTCAAAAGATCCCAATAGAGAAAATACCCAAGAAGAGTCATTTGCAAGTGACTTTCTCTAAACGTCGTTCGGGAGTGTTCAAGAAAGCCAGCGAACTTTGCACCCTCTGTGGGGTAGAGATCGCCATCGTCGTTTTCTCTCCTGCAGACAAGGCCTTCTCTTTTGGCCATCCAGAAGTTGAGTCCCTCATCGATCGCTACACCATGCGGAACCCTCCACAAGATTCCAGTGCGCAGCACCTCGTTGAGGCTCATCGAAATGCGAATGTTCGTGATCTCAACATGCAACTCACTCAGGTTTTTAACCTTCTGGAGATTGAAAAGAAGCGAGGGGATGAACTGGATCATGTGAGGAAAGCTAGGCAGAAACAGTTTTGGTGGGAGAGCCCTGTCGATGAGCTTGGATTGCATGAGCTTCTCCAGTTAAAGGCCTCCACTGAGGAACTCAAGAACAACATAGAAAAACATGCCAGCAAATTCATCATTGACCGCTCTACTGCTATATCTTCTTCGTCGATTCTTGGACCTAGTAATGGATTTGCTGCATTCGAACGCTATGACGCCTTTGATAACAAACCTGATGTTGGGATTCCCATGGCTTCATCACCTCCCGATGCTCATTATCTTGCTTTTCGAAATTGGTATCTTTGA
- the LOC108324294 gene encoding agamous-like MADS-box protein AGL62, translating to MSSDTKKSRGRQKIEMKKMSNESNLQVTFSKRRTGLFKKASELCTLCAADVALVVFSPGEKVFSFGHPNVDAVIDRYLARAPSQDMGTMQFIEAQRLANVRDLNAQLTQINAQLEEGRQHGEELNRIKKESQAQLWWAQPIEKMSLAQMEQYKAALEELKKLVTHLADRAMLETATNQGRQFFPGAPSSSNLLHYPHPSPMFPQPLIQPPMLQNFMFPDGSILGQQGFNHMEMGGYAPGPGPSGAFF from the coding sequence ATGTCTTCGGATACAAAGAAAAGCCGTGGCCGTCAGAAGATCGAGATGAAGAAAATGAGCAACGAGAGCAACCTCCAAGTCACCTTCTCCAAACGCCGGACCGGGCTCTTCAAGAAAGCCAGTGAGCTTTGCACCCTCTGTGCTGCCGACGTTGCACTCGTTGTGTTCTCCCCCGGAGAGAAGGTCTTCTCCTTCGGTCACCCTAACGTCGACGCCGTCATTGACCGCTATCTCGCGCGGGCCCCGTCGCAGGACATGGGCACCATGCAGTTCATCGAGGCTCAGCGCCTGGCCAACGTGCGTGACCTCAACGCGCAGCTCACTCAGATCAACGCCCAATTGGAGGAGGGGAGGCAGCACGGGGAGGAGCTGAACCGCATTAAGAAGGAATCACAGGCCCAGCTATGGTGGGCCCAGCCCATCGAGAAAATGAGCCTGGCCCAGATGGAGCAGTACAAGGCGGCGTTGGAGGAGCTGAAGAAACTGGTTACGCATCTTGCTGACAGGGCCATGCTTGAGACTGCAACAAACCAGGGTCGTCAGTTTTTTCCCGGGGCTCCTTCCTCTTCCAATCTGCTGCATTACCCACACCCTTCTCCGATGTTCCCCCAACCGCTGATTCAGCCACCCATGCTTCAGAACTTCATGTTTCCTGATGGGAGCATCTTAGGCCAGCAAGGGTTTAATCACATGGAAATGGGAGGATATGCACCTGGACCAGGACCCTCTGGTGCTTTCTTTTGA
- the LOC108324293 gene encoding inositol-tetrakisphosphate 1-kinase 3 isoform X2: MILLRVHALLIMNHDQIVEISPQVFKQDYRQKHPEVTVLDPPDAIRHLHNRQSMLQDVVDLNLSDCHGKVSIPRQLVITKEKDPSSIPYEVTKAGMKLPLVAKPLVVDGTAKSHELFLAYDEFSLSELEPPLVLQEFVNHGGLLFKIYIVGETIKVVRRFSLPNISKRELSKVAGVFRFPRVSSAAASADDADLDPDIAEHPPTPLLERLARELRHRLGLHLFNIDMIREYGTKDVFYVIDINYFPGYGKMPGYEHVFTDFLLSLTQSKFKKKLTT; encoded by the exons ATGATATTATTGAG AGTTCATGCTCTCCTCATCATGAATCATGATCAGATAGTTGAAATCAGTCCCCAAGTGTTCAAACAA gaTTATAGGCAAAAACATCCCGAAGTAACTGTCCTTGATCCTCCAGATGCAATTCGACACTTGCACAATCGCCAATCCATGCTGCAAGATGTGGTGGATCTGAACTTATCCGATTGTCATG GCAAGGTTTCCATTCCACGTCAGTTGGTTATCACAAAAGAGAAAGACCCGTCTAGTATCCCTTATGAAGTCACTAAAGCTGGGATGAAGTTGCCATTAG tTGCAAAACCGCTAGTTGTGGATGGCACTGCGAAGTCACATGAACTATTTCTTGCTTATGACGAATTCTCTTTATCAGAGCTTGAACCTCCACTAGTTCTACAGGAGTTTGTCAATCATG GTGGCCTTCTTTTTAAGATTTACATTGTCGGGGAAACCATAAAGGTTGTGAGGCGTTTCTCTCTTCCTAATATCAGTAAGCGTGAGCTATCAAAAGTTGCAGGTGTATTCCGTTTCCCAAGAGTTTCATCTGCAGCAGCTTCTGCAGATGATGCTGATCTAGATCCTGATATCGCAG AACATCCCCCGACACCTTTATTGGAGAGGCTTGCGAGAGAGCTCCGTCACAGATTG GGACTCCACTTGTTCAACATAGATATGATTAGAGAATATGGAACCAAGGATGTGTTTTACGTAATCGACATCAACTACTTTCCTG GGTATGGGAAAATGCCAGGTTATGAGCACGTATTTACAGATTTTCTACTTAGCCTAACGCAGAGCAAGTTTAAGAAGAAACTTACGACTTAA
- the LOC108324293 gene encoding inositol-tetrakisphosphate 1-kinase 3 isoform X1: MRLNGEISSGEDEKEKQPGTSTFSGQKVVVGYALTLKKKKSFLQPSFTGLARNKGIIFVAVDLKKPLPEQGPFDIILHKLSGEEWHDIIEDYRQKHPEVTVLDPPDAIRHLHNRQSMLQDVVDLNLSDCHGKVSIPRQLVITKEKDPSSIPYEVTKAGMKLPLVAKPLVVDGTAKSHELFLAYDEFSLSELEPPLVLQEFVNHGGLLFKIYIVGETIKVVRRFSLPNISKRELSKVAGVFRFPRVSSAAASADDADLDPDIAEHPPTPLLERLARELRHRLGLHLFNIDMIREYGTKDVFYVIDINYFPGYGKMPGYEHVFTDFLLSLTQSKFKKKLTT; encoded by the exons ATGAGACTAAACGGAGAAATCTCAAGCGGGGAAGACGAAAAGGAGAAGCAACCGGGAACATCAACGTTTTCGGGGCAGAAAGTGGTGGTTGGGTACGCCTTAacgttgaagaagaaaaagagctTTCTGCAGCCAAGTTTCACTGGCCTTGCACG GAACAAGGGGATAATCTTTGTTGCTGTTGATCTAAAGAAGCCACTACCAGAACAAGGTCCTTTTGACATTATCTTGCATAAG TTATCAGGGGAGGAGTGGCATGATATTATTGAG gaTTATAGGCAAAAACATCCCGAAGTAACTGTCCTTGATCCTCCAGATGCAATTCGACACTTGCACAATCGCCAATCCATGCTGCAAGATGTGGTGGATCTGAACTTATCCGATTGTCATG GCAAGGTTTCCATTCCACGTCAGTTGGTTATCACAAAAGAGAAAGACCCGTCTAGTATCCCTTATGAAGTCACTAAAGCTGGGATGAAGTTGCCATTAG tTGCAAAACCGCTAGTTGTGGATGGCACTGCGAAGTCACATGAACTATTTCTTGCTTATGACGAATTCTCTTTATCAGAGCTTGAACCTCCACTAGTTCTACAGGAGTTTGTCAATCATG GTGGCCTTCTTTTTAAGATTTACATTGTCGGGGAAACCATAAAGGTTGTGAGGCGTTTCTCTCTTCCTAATATCAGTAAGCGTGAGCTATCAAAAGTTGCAGGTGTATTCCGTTTCCCAAGAGTTTCATCTGCAGCAGCTTCTGCAGATGATGCTGATCTAGATCCTGATATCGCAG AACATCCCCCGACACCTTTATTGGAGAGGCTTGCGAGAGAGCTCCGTCACAGATTG GGACTCCACTTGTTCAACATAGATATGATTAGAGAATATGGAACCAAGGATGTGTTTTACGTAATCGACATCAACTACTTTCCTG GGTATGGGAAAATGCCAGGTTATGAGCACGTATTTACAGATTTTCTACTTAGCCTAACGCAGAGCAAGTTTAAGAAGAAACTTACGACTTAA